Proteins from a genomic interval of Rattus norvegicus strain BN/NHsdMcwi chromosome 2, GRCr8, whole genome shotgun sequence:
- the Paqr6 gene encoding membrane progestin receptor delta isoform X3, whose product MKGLGTRSTWRYRATMLSLKLPQLLRVHQVPRVFWEEGIMSGYRCPTSSALDCVLSSFQMTNETVNIWTHFLPTWYFLWRLLALGSPGFHAEPYHLPLLVFLLPTCLYPFASCCAHTFSSMSPRARHICYFLDYGALSLYSLGCAFPYAAYSMPASWLHSRLHQLFVPAAALNSFLCTGLSCYSRFPELENPGLSKVLRTAAFAYPFLFDNLPLFYRLRLCWGRAHSCGRDALSCSHGYHLLCALLTGFLFAARLPERLAPGRFDYIGHSHQLFHICAVLGTHFQLEAVLADMGSRRGWLAMQEPILGLEATVATLSLAVIGNLLIIAAFTASLLRSPGACPLLQGGPLEEELEAKQQ is encoded by the exons ATGAAGGGTCTGGGGACCAG GTCAACGTGGAGGTACCGGGCCACCATGCTCAGTCTCAAGCTGCCTCAACTCCTTCGAGTCCATCAGGTCCCCCGG GTGTTTTGGGAAGAAGGCATCATGTCTGGCTACCGATGCCCCACAAGCTCTGCCTTAGACTGTGTCCTCAGCTCCTTCCAGATGACTAACGAGACGGTCAACATCTGGACTCACTTCCTGCCCACTTG GTACTTCCTGTGGCGCCTCCTGGCGTTGGGCAGCCCGGGCTTCCACGCGGAGCCGTACCACCTAccgctgctggtcttcctactgCCCACCTGCCTCTATCCCTTTGCATCCTGCTGCGCGCACACCTTTAGCTCCATGTCGCCTCGCGCTCGTCACATCTGCTACTTCCTGGACTACGGGGCACTCAGCCTCTACAGCCTGG GCTGCGCCTTCCCCTATGCTGCCTACTCCATGCCGGCCTCCTGGCTGCACAGCCGCCTACACCAGCTCTTCGTGCCCGCTGCTGCACTCAACTCCTTCCTGTGCACCGGCCTCTCCTGCTACTCTCG GTTCCCAGAGCTAGAAAACCCCGGGCTCAGCAAGGTTCTCCGCACAGCCGCCTTTGCCTACCCCTTCCTGTTTGACAACCTCCCGCTGTTCTACAGG CTGCGGCTGTGTTGGGGCAGGGCCCACAGCTGTGGGCGGGACGCACTGAGCTGCAGCCATGGTTACCACCTCCTCTGCGCTCTGCTCACAGGCTTCCTTTTTGCAGCCCGTCTACCAGAGCGCCTGGCGCCTGGGCGCTTCGACTATATTG GCCACAGCCACCAGCTGTTCCACATCTGTGCAGTGCTGGGCACCCACTTCCAGCTGGAAGCCGTGCTGGCTGATATGGGGTCCCGCAGAGGCTGGCTGGCCATGCAGGAACCCATCCTGGGCCTGGAGGCCACCGTGGCCACCTTAAGCCTGGCAGTGATTGGGAACCTGCTCATCATCGCCGCTTTCACAGCCTCCTTGCTGCGGAGCCCTGGGGCCTGCCCCCTGCTGCAGGGTGGCCCCCTCGAAGAGGAACTCGAAGCCAAACAACAGTGA
- the Paqr6 gene encoding membrane progestin receptor delta isoform X2: MKGLGTRSTWRYRATMLSLKLPQLLRVHQVPRVFWEEGIMSGYRCPTSSALDCVLSSFQMTNETVNIWTHFLPTWYFLWRLLALGSPGFHAEPYHLPLLVFLLPTCLYPFASCCAHTFSSMSPRARHICYFLDYGALSLYSLGELRAVEWGWSAEGETANLSSHLATGCAFPYAAYSMPASWLHSRLHQLFVPAAALNSFLCTGLSCYSRFPELENPGLSKVLRTAAFAYPFLFDNLPLFYRLRLCWGRAHSCGRDALSCSHGYHLLCALLTGFLFAARLPERLAPGRFDYIGHSHQLFHICAVLGTHFQLEAVLADMGSRRGWLAMQEPILGLEATVATLSLAVIGNLLIIAAFTASLLRSPGACPLLQGGPLEEELEAKQQ; encoded by the exons ATGAAGGGTCTGGGGACCAG GTCAACGTGGAGGTACCGGGCCACCATGCTCAGTCTCAAGCTGCCTCAACTCCTTCGAGTCCATCAGGTCCCCCGG GTGTTTTGGGAAGAAGGCATCATGTCTGGCTACCGATGCCCCACAAGCTCTGCCTTAGACTGTGTCCTCAGCTCCTTCCAGATGACTAACGAGACGGTCAACATCTGGACTCACTTCCTGCCCACTTG GTACTTCCTGTGGCGCCTCCTGGCGTTGGGCAGCCCGGGCTTCCACGCGGAGCCGTACCACCTAccgctgctggtcttcctactgCCCACCTGCCTCTATCCCTTTGCATCCTGCTGCGCGCACACCTTTAGCTCCATGTCGCCTCGCGCTCGTCACATCTGCTACTTCCTGGACTACGGGGCACTCAGCCTCTACAGCCTGGGTGAGCTGAGGGCagtggagtgggggtggagtgCAGAGGGTGAAACCGCAAACCTCAGCTCGCACCTCGCCACAGGCTGCGCCTTCCCCTATGCTGCCTACTCCATGCCGGCCTCCTGGCTGCACAGCCGCCTACACCAGCTCTTCGTGCCCGCTGCTGCACTCAACTCCTTCCTGTGCACCGGCCTCTCCTGCTACTCTCG GTTCCCAGAGCTAGAAAACCCCGGGCTCAGCAAGGTTCTCCGCACAGCCGCCTTTGCCTACCCCTTCCTGTTTGACAACCTCCCGCTGTTCTACAGG CTGCGGCTGTGTTGGGGCAGGGCCCACAGCTGTGGGCGGGACGCACTGAGCTGCAGCCATGGTTACCACCTCCTCTGCGCTCTGCTCACAGGCTTCCTTTTTGCAGCCCGTCTACCAGAGCGCCTGGCGCCTGGGCGCTTCGACTATATTG GCCACAGCCACCAGCTGTTCCACATCTGTGCAGTGCTGGGCACCCACTTCCAGCTGGAAGCCGTGCTGGCTGATATGGGGTCCCGCAGAGGCTGGCTGGCCATGCAGGAACCCATCCTGGGCCTGGAGGCCACCGTGGCCACCTTAAGCCTGGCAGTGATTGGGAACCTGCTCATCATCGCCGCTTTCACAGCCTCCTTGCTGCGGAGCCCTGGGGCCTGCCCCCTGCTGCAGGGTGGCCCCCTCGAAGAGGAACTCGAAGCCAAACAACAGTGA
- the Paqr6 gene encoding membrane progestin receptor delta isoform X4 gives MCWARRLRGGWGRRSRGHPDAANRSTWRYRATMLSLKLPQLLRVHQVPRVFWEEGIMSGYRCPTSSALDCVLSSFQMTNETVNIWTHFLPTCSMSPRARHICYFLDYGALSLYSLGCAFPYAAYSMPASWLHSRLHQLFVPAAALNSFLCTGLSCYSRFPELENPGLSKVLRTAAFAYPFLFDNLPLFYRLRLCWGRAHSCGRDALSCSHGYHLLCALLTGFLFAARLPERLAPGRFDYIGHSHQLFHICAVLGTHFQLEAVLADMGSRRGWLAMQEPILGLEATVATLSLAVIGNLLIIAAFTASLLRSPGACPLLQGGPLEEELEAKQQ, from the exons ATGTGCTGGGCCAGGCGGCTGAGAGGCGGGTGGGGCAGGCGGAGCCGAGGCCACCCGGACGCGGCAAACAG GTCAACGTGGAGGTACCGGGCCACCATGCTCAGTCTCAAGCTGCCTCAACTCCTTCGAGTCCATCAGGTCCCCCGG GTGTTTTGGGAAGAAGGCATCATGTCTGGCTACCGATGCCCCACAAGCTCTGCCTTAGACTGTGTCCTCAGCTCCTTCCAGATGACTAACGAGACGGTCAACATCTGGACTCACTTCCTGCCCACTTG CTCCATGTCGCCTCGCGCTCGTCACATCTGCTACTTCCTGGACTACGGGGCACTCAGCCTCTACAGCCTGG GCTGCGCCTTCCCCTATGCTGCCTACTCCATGCCGGCCTCCTGGCTGCACAGCCGCCTACACCAGCTCTTCGTGCCCGCTGCTGCACTCAACTCCTTCCTGTGCACCGGCCTCTCCTGCTACTCTCG GTTCCCAGAGCTAGAAAACCCCGGGCTCAGCAAGGTTCTCCGCACAGCCGCCTTTGCCTACCCCTTCCTGTTTGACAACCTCCCGCTGTTCTACAGG CTGCGGCTGTGTTGGGGCAGGGCCCACAGCTGTGGGCGGGACGCACTGAGCTGCAGCCATGGTTACCACCTCCTCTGCGCTCTGCTCACAGGCTTCCTTTTTGCAGCCCGTCTACCAGAGCGCCTGGCGCCTGGGCGCTTCGACTATATTG GCCACAGCCACCAGCTGTTCCACATCTGTGCAGTGCTGGGCACCCACTTCCAGCTGGAAGCCGTGCTGGCTGATATGGGGTCCCGCAGAGGCTGGCTGGCCATGCAGGAACCCATCCTGGGCCTGGAGGCCACCGTGGCCACCTTAAGCCTGGCAGTGATTGGGAACCTGCTCATCATCGCCGCTTTCACAGCCTCCTTGCTGCGGAGCCCTGGGGCCTGCCCCCTGCTGCAGGGTGGCCCCCTCGAAGAGGAACTCGAAGCCAAACAACAGTGA
- the Paqr6 gene encoding membrane progestin receptor delta isoform X1, translated as MCWARRLRGGWGRRSRGHPDAANRSTWRYRATMLSLKLPQLLRVHQVPRVFWEEGIMSGYRCPTSSALDCVLSSFQMTNETVNIWTHFLPTWYFLWRLLALGSPGFHAEPYHLPLLVFLLPTCLYPFASCCAHTFSSMSPRARHICYFLDYGALSLYSLGELRAVEWGWSAEGETANLSSHLATGCAFPYAAYSMPASWLHSRLHQLFVPAAALNSFLCTGLSCYSRFPELENPGLSKVLRTAAFAYPFLFDNLPLFYRLRLCWGRAHSCGRDALSCSHGYHLLCALLTGFLFAARLPERLAPGRFDYIGHSHQLFHICAVLGTHFQLEAVLADMGSRRGWLAMQEPILGLEATVATLSLAVIGNLLIIAAFTASLLRSPGACPLLQGGPLEEELEAKQQ; from the exons ATGTGCTGGGCCAGGCGGCTGAGAGGCGGGTGGGGCAGGCGGAGCCGAGGCCACCCGGACGCGGCAAACAG GTCAACGTGGAGGTACCGGGCCACCATGCTCAGTCTCAAGCTGCCTCAACTCCTTCGAGTCCATCAGGTCCCCCGG GTGTTTTGGGAAGAAGGCATCATGTCTGGCTACCGATGCCCCACAAGCTCTGCCTTAGACTGTGTCCTCAGCTCCTTCCAGATGACTAACGAGACGGTCAACATCTGGACTCACTTCCTGCCCACTTG GTACTTCCTGTGGCGCCTCCTGGCGTTGGGCAGCCCGGGCTTCCACGCGGAGCCGTACCACCTAccgctgctggtcttcctactgCCCACCTGCCTCTATCCCTTTGCATCCTGCTGCGCGCACACCTTTAGCTCCATGTCGCCTCGCGCTCGTCACATCTGCTACTTCCTGGACTACGGGGCACTCAGCCTCTACAGCCTGGGTGAGCTGAGGGCagtggagtgggggtggagtgCAGAGGGTGAAACCGCAAACCTCAGCTCGCACCTCGCCACAGGCTGCGCCTTCCCCTATGCTGCCTACTCCATGCCGGCCTCCTGGCTGCACAGCCGCCTACACCAGCTCTTCGTGCCCGCTGCTGCACTCAACTCCTTCCTGTGCACCGGCCTCTCCTGCTACTCTCG GTTCCCAGAGCTAGAAAACCCCGGGCTCAGCAAGGTTCTCCGCACAGCCGCCTTTGCCTACCCCTTCCTGTTTGACAACCTCCCGCTGTTCTACAGG CTGCGGCTGTGTTGGGGCAGGGCCCACAGCTGTGGGCGGGACGCACTGAGCTGCAGCCATGGTTACCACCTCCTCTGCGCTCTGCTCACAGGCTTCCTTTTTGCAGCCCGTCTACCAGAGCGCCTGGCGCCTGGGCGCTTCGACTATATTG GCCACAGCCACCAGCTGTTCCACATCTGTGCAGTGCTGGGCACCCACTTCCAGCTGGAAGCCGTGCTGGCTGATATGGGGTCCCGCAGAGGCTGGCTGGCCATGCAGGAACCCATCCTGGGCCTGGAGGCCACCGTGGCCACCTTAAGCCTGGCAGTGATTGGGAACCTGCTCATCATCGCCGCTTTCACAGCCTCCTTGCTGCGGAGCCCTGGGGCCTGCCCCCTGCTGCAGGGTGGCCCCCTCGAAGAGGAACTCGAAGCCAAACAACAGTGA
- the Paqr6 gene encoding membrane progestin receptor delta isoform X6, which produces MCWARRLRGGWGRRSRGHPDAANRSTWRYRATMLSLKLPQLLRVHQVPRVFWEEGIMSGYRCPTSSALDCVLSSFQMTNETVNIWTHFLPTWFPELENPGLSKVLRTAAFAYPFLFDNLPLFYRLRLCWGRAHSCGRDALSCSHGYHLLCALLTGFLFAARLPERLAPGRFDYIGHSHQLFHICAVLGTHFQLEAVLADMGSRRGWLAMQEPILGLEATVATLSLAVIGNLLIIAAFTASLLRSPGACPLLQGGPLEEELEAKQQ; this is translated from the exons ATGTGCTGGGCCAGGCGGCTGAGAGGCGGGTGGGGCAGGCGGAGCCGAGGCCACCCGGACGCGGCAAACAG GTCAACGTGGAGGTACCGGGCCACCATGCTCAGTCTCAAGCTGCCTCAACTCCTTCGAGTCCATCAGGTCCCCCGG GTGTTTTGGGAAGAAGGCATCATGTCTGGCTACCGATGCCCCACAAGCTCTGCCTTAGACTGTGTCCTCAGCTCCTTCCAGATGACTAACGAGACGGTCAACATCTGGACTCACTTCCTGCCCACTTG GTTCCCAGAGCTAGAAAACCCCGGGCTCAGCAAGGTTCTCCGCACAGCCGCCTTTGCCTACCCCTTCCTGTTTGACAACCTCCCGCTGTTCTACAGG CTGCGGCTGTGTTGGGGCAGGGCCCACAGCTGTGGGCGGGACGCACTGAGCTGCAGCCATGGTTACCACCTCCTCTGCGCTCTGCTCACAGGCTTCCTTTTTGCAGCCCGTCTACCAGAGCGCCTGGCGCCTGGGCGCTTCGACTATATTG GCCACAGCCACCAGCTGTTCCACATCTGTGCAGTGCTGGGCACCCACTTCCAGCTGGAAGCCGTGCTGGCTGATATGGGGTCCCGCAGAGGCTGGCTGGCCATGCAGGAACCCATCCTGGGCCTGGAGGCCACCGTGGCCACCTTAAGCCTGGCAGTGATTGGGAACCTGCTCATCATCGCCGCTTTCACAGCCTCCTTGCTGCGGAGCCCTGGGGCCTGCCCCCTGCTGCAGGGTGGCCCCCTCGAAGAGGAACTCGAAGCCAAACAACAGTGA
- the Paqr6 gene encoding membrane progestin receptor delta, whose amino-acid sequence MLSLKLPQLLRVHQVPRVFWEEGIMSGYRCPTSSALDCVLSSFQMTNETVNIWTHFLPTWYFLWRLLALGSPGFHAEPYHLPLLVFLLPTCLYPFASCCAHTFSSMSPRARHICYFLDYGALSLYSLGCAFPYAAYSMPASWLHSRLHQLFVPAAALNSFLCTGLSCYSRFPELENPGLSKVLRTAAFAYPFLFDNLPLFYRLRLCWGRAHSCGRDALSCSHGYHLLCALLTGFLFAARLPERLAPGRFDYIGHSHQLFHICAVLGTHFQLEAVLADMGSRRGWLAMQEPILGLEATVATLSLAVIGNLLIIAAFTASLLRSPGACPLLQGGPLEEELEAKQQ is encoded by the exons ATGCTCAGTCTCAAGCTGCCTCAACTCCTTCGAGTCCATCAGGTCCCCCGG GTGTTTTGGGAAGAAGGCATCATGTCTGGCTACCGATGCCCCACAAGCTCTGCCTTAGACTGTGTCCTCAGCTCCTTCCAGATGACTAACGAGACGGTCAACATCTGGACTCACTTCCTGCCCACTTG GTACTTCCTGTGGCGCCTCCTGGCGTTGGGCAGCCCGGGCTTCCACGCGGAGCCGTACCACCTAccgctgctggtcttcctactgCCCACCTGCCTCTATCCCTTTGCATCCTGCTGCGCGCACACCTTTAGCTCCATGTCGCCTCGCGCTCGTCACATCTGCTACTTCCTGGACTACGGGGCACTCAGCCTCTACAGCCTGG GCTGCGCCTTCCCCTATGCTGCCTACTCCATGCCGGCCTCCTGGCTGCACAGCCGCCTACACCAGCTCTTCGTGCCCGCTGCTGCACTCAACTCCTTCCTGTGCACCGGCCTCTCCTGCTACTCTCG GTTCCCAGAGCTAGAAAACCCCGGGCTCAGCAAGGTTCTCCGCACAGCCGCCTTTGCCTACCCCTTCCTGTTTGACAACCTCCCGCTGTTCTACAGG CTGCGGCTGTGTTGGGGCAGGGCCCACAGCTGTGGGCGGGACGCACTGAGCTGCAGCCATGGTTACCACCTCCTCTGCGCTCTGCTCACAGGCTTCCTTTTTGCAGCCCGTCTACCAGAGCGCCTGGCGCCTGGGCGCTTCGACTATATTG GCCACAGCCACCAGCTGTTCCACATCTGTGCAGTGCTGGGCACCCACTTCCAGCTGGAAGCCGTGCTGGCTGATATGGGGTCCCGCAGAGGCTGGCTGGCCATGCAGGAACCCATCCTGGGCCTGGAGGCCACCGTGGCCACCTTAAGCCTGGCAGTGATTGGGAACCTGCTCATCATCGCCGCTTTCACAGCCTCCTTGCTGCGGAGCCCTGGGGCCTGCCCCCTGCTGCAGGGTGGCCCCCTCGAAGAGGAACTCGAAGCCAAACAACAGTGA
- the Paqr6 gene encoding membrane progestin receptor delta isoform X5 encodes MSGYRCPTSSALDCVLSSFQMTNETVNIWTHFLPTWYFLWRLLALGSPGFHAEPYHLPLLVFLLPTCLYPFASCCAHTFSSMSPRARHICYFLDYGALSLYSLGCAFPYAAYSMPASWLHSRLHQLFVPAAALNSFLCTGLSCYSRFPELENPGLSKVLRTAAFAYPFLFDNLPLFYRLRLCWGRAHSCGRDALSCSHGYHLLCALLTGFLFAARLPERLAPGRFDYIGHSHQLFHICAVLGTHFQLEAVLADMGSRRGWLAMQEPILGLEATVATLSLAVIGNLLIIAAFTASLLRSPGACPLLQGGPLEEELEAKQQ; translated from the exons ATGTCTGGCTACCGATGCCCCACAAGCTCTGCCTTAGACTGTGTCCTCAGCTCCTTCCAGATGACTAACGAGACGGTCAACATCTGGACTCACTTCCTGCCCACTTG GTACTTCCTGTGGCGCCTCCTGGCGTTGGGCAGCCCGGGCTTCCACGCGGAGCCGTACCACCTAccgctgctggtcttcctactgCCCACCTGCCTCTATCCCTTTGCATCCTGCTGCGCGCACACCTTTAGCTCCATGTCGCCTCGCGCTCGTCACATCTGCTACTTCCTGGACTACGGGGCACTCAGCCTCTACAGCCTGG GCTGCGCCTTCCCCTATGCTGCCTACTCCATGCCGGCCTCCTGGCTGCACAGCCGCCTACACCAGCTCTTCGTGCCCGCTGCTGCACTCAACTCCTTCCTGTGCACCGGCCTCTCCTGCTACTCTCG GTTCCCAGAGCTAGAAAACCCCGGGCTCAGCAAGGTTCTCCGCACAGCCGCCTTTGCCTACCCCTTCCTGTTTGACAACCTCCCGCTGTTCTACAGG CTGCGGCTGTGTTGGGGCAGGGCCCACAGCTGTGGGCGGGACGCACTGAGCTGCAGCCATGGTTACCACCTCCTCTGCGCTCTGCTCACAGGCTTCCTTTTTGCAGCCCGTCTACCAGAGCGCCTGGCGCCTGGGCGCTTCGACTATATTG GCCACAGCCACCAGCTGTTCCACATCTGTGCAGTGCTGGGCACCCACTTCCAGCTGGAAGCCGTGCTGGCTGATATGGGGTCCCGCAGAGGCTGGCTGGCCATGCAGGAACCCATCCTGGGCCTGGAGGCCACCGTGGCCACCTTAAGCCTGGCAGTGATTGGGAACCTGCTCATCATCGCCGCTTTCACAGCCTCCTTGCTGCGGAGCCCTGGGGCCTGCCCCCTGCTGCAGGGTGGCCCCCTCGAAGAGGAACTCGAAGCCAAACAACAGTGA
- the Paqr6 gene encoding membrane progestin receptor delta isoform X7 yields the protein MSGYRCPTSSALDCVLSSFQMTNETVNIWTHFLPTWFPELENPGLSKVLRTAAFAYPFLFDNLPLFYRLRLCWGRAHSCGRDALSCSHGYHLLCALLTGFLFAARLPERLAPGRFDYIGHSHQLFHICAVLGTHFQLEAVLADMGSRRGWLAMQEPILGLEATVATLSLAVIGNLLIIAAFTASLLRSPGACPLLQGGPLEEELEAKQQ from the exons ATGTCTGGCTACCGATGCCCCACAAGCTCTGCCTTAGACTGTGTCCTCAGCTCCTTCCAGATGACTAACGAGACGGTCAACATCTGGACTCACTTCCTGCCCACTTG GTTCCCAGAGCTAGAAAACCCCGGGCTCAGCAAGGTTCTCCGCACAGCCGCCTTTGCCTACCCCTTCCTGTTTGACAACCTCCCGCTGTTCTACAGG CTGCGGCTGTGTTGGGGCAGGGCCCACAGCTGTGGGCGGGACGCACTGAGCTGCAGCCATGGTTACCACCTCCTCTGCGCTCTGCTCACAGGCTTCCTTTTTGCAGCCCGTCTACCAGAGCGCCTGGCGCCTGGGCGCTTCGACTATATTG GCCACAGCCACCAGCTGTTCCACATCTGTGCAGTGCTGGGCACCCACTTCCAGCTGGAAGCCGTGCTGGCTGATATGGGGTCCCGCAGAGGCTGGCTGGCCATGCAGGAACCCATCCTGGGCCTGGAGGCCACCGTGGCCACCTTAAGCCTGGCAGTGATTGGGAACCTGCTCATCATCGCCGCTTTCACAGCCTCCTTGCTGCGGAGCCCTGGGGCCTGCCCCCTGCTGCAGGGTGGCCCCCTCGAAGAGGAACTCGAAGCCAAACAACAGTGA
- the Paqr6 gene encoding membrane progestin receptor delta isoform X8, with protein sequence MPASWLHSRLHQLFVPAAALNSFLCTGLSCYSRFPELENPGLSKVLRTAAFAYPFLFDNLPLFYRLRLCWGRAHSCGRDALSCSHGYHLLCALLTGFLFAARLPERLAPGRFDYIGHSHQLFHICAVLGTHFQLEAVLADMGSRRGWLAMQEPILGLEATVATLSLAVIGNLLIIAAFTASLLRSPGACPLLQGGPLEEELEAKQQ encoded by the exons ATGCCGGCCTCCTGGCTGCACAGCCGCCTACACCAGCTCTTCGTGCCCGCTGCTGCACTCAACTCCTTCCTGTGCACCGGCCTCTCCTGCTACTCTCG GTTCCCAGAGCTAGAAAACCCCGGGCTCAGCAAGGTTCTCCGCACAGCCGCCTTTGCCTACCCCTTCCTGTTTGACAACCTCCCGCTGTTCTACAGG CTGCGGCTGTGTTGGGGCAGGGCCCACAGCTGTGGGCGGGACGCACTGAGCTGCAGCCATGGTTACCACCTCCTCTGCGCTCTGCTCACAGGCTTCCTTTTTGCAGCCCGTCTACCAGAGCGCCTGGCGCCTGGGCGCTTCGACTATATTG GCCACAGCCACCAGCTGTTCCACATCTGTGCAGTGCTGGGCACCCACTTCCAGCTGGAAGCCGTGCTGGCTGATATGGGGTCCCGCAGAGGCTGGCTGGCCATGCAGGAACCCATCCTGGGCCTGGAGGCCACCGTGGCCACCTTAAGCCTGGCAGTGATTGGGAACCTGCTCATCATCGCCGCTTTCACAGCCTCCTTGCTGCGGAGCCCTGGGGCCTGCCCCCTGCTGCAGGGTGGCCCCCTCGAAGAGGAACTCGAAGCCAAACAACAGTGA
- the Bglap gene encoding osteocalcin preproprotein: MRTLSLLTLLALTAFCLSDLAGAKPSDSESDKAFMSKQEGSKVVNRLRRYLNNGLGAPAPYPDPLEPHREVCELNPNCDELADHIGFQDAYKRIYGTTV, encoded by the exons ATGAGGACCCTCTCTCTGCTCACTCTGCTGGCCCTGACTGCATTCTGCCTCTCTGACCTGGCAG GTGCAAAGCCCAGCGACTCTGAGTCTGACAAAG CCTTCATGTCCAAGCAGGAGGGCAGTAAGGTGGTGAATAGACTCCGGCGCTACCTCAACAATGGACTTGG AGCCCCAGCCCCCtacccagatcccctggagcctCACAGGGAGGTGTGTGAGCTCAACCCCAATTGTGACGAGCTAGCGGACCACATTGGCTTCCAGGACGCCTACAAGCGCATCTATGGCACCACCGTTTAG
- the Pmf1 gene encoding polyamine-modulated factor 1 isoform X1 produces MAGVSQDNEAAEKGPEGSSTEAVPGDTTISRVKLLDTIVDTFLQKLVAGKRRPSGIPEKDLCSVMAPYFLKQQDTLCRQVQKQEAKNQELAEAVLAGRRQVEELQQQVQAVQQTWQALHREQRELLSVLRAPE; encoded by the exons ATGGCTGGAGTGAGCCAAGATAATGAGGCTGCGGAAAAGGGGCCCGAGGGTTCATCTACGGAAGCTGTGCCAGGCGACACGACCATCTCCAGGGTGAAACTCCTCGATACCATAGTGGACACTTTCCTCCAGAAACTAGTCGCGGGCAAGAG GCGACCTAGTGGAATCCCAGAGAAAGACCTGTGCAGTGTCATGGCACCCTACTTCTTGAAGCAGCAGGATACCCTGTGCCGTCAAGTTCAGAAACAGGAAGCCAAGAACCAGGAACTGGCTGAGGCTGTGCTGGCTGGACGCCGGCAGGTGGAGGAGCTACAGCAGCAGGTTCAGGCCGTCCAGCAAACATGGCAG GCTCTACACAGAGAGCAGAGGGAGCTGTTGTCGGTGCTAAGGGCACCCGAGTGA
- the Pmf1 gene encoding polyamine-modulated factor 1, whose protein sequence is MAGVSQDNEAAEKGPEGSSTEAVPGDTTISRVKLLDTIVDTFLQKLVAGKSYERFASCYKHLHQLNPEATRWIYDKFVAQLQTSIREEISEIKEEGNLEAVLNSLDKIIEEGKDRGETAWRPSGIPEKDLCSVMAPYFLKQQDTLCRQVQKQEAKNQELAEAVLAGRRQVEELQQQVQAVQQTWQALHREQRELLSVLRAPE, encoded by the exons ATGGCTGGAGTGAGCCAAGATAATGAGGCTGCGGAAAAGGGGCCCGAGGGTTCATCTACGGAAGCTGTGCCAGGCGACACGACCATCTCCAGGGTGAAACTCCTCGATACCATAGTGGACACTTTCCTCCAGAAACTAGTCGCGGGCAAGAG CTATGAGAGGTTCGCCAGCTGTTACAAACACTTGCACCAGTTGAACCCTGAGGCGACACGGTGGATCTATGACAAGTTTGTGGCTCAGTTGCAGACGTCTATCCGT GAGGAAATCTCAGAAATCAAAGAGGAGGGGAACCTAGAAGCTGTCCTGAACTCCCTGGATAAGATAATAGAAGAAGGCAAAGATCGTGGAGAGACAGCCTG GCGACCTAGTGGAATCCCAGAGAAAGACCTGTGCAGTGTCATGGCACCCTACTTCTTGAAGCAGCAGGATACCCTGTGCCGTCAAGTTCAGAAACAGGAAGCCAAGAACCAGGAACTGGCTGAGGCTGTGCTGGCTGGACGCCGGCAGGTGGAGGAGCTACAGCAGCAGGTTCAGGCCGTCCAGCAAACATGGCAG GCTCTACACAGAGAGCAGAGGGAGCTGTTGTCGGTGCTAAGGGCACCCGAGTGA
- the Pmf1 gene encoding polyamine-modulated factor 1 isoform X2, with product MAGVSQDNEAAEKGPEGSSTEAVPGDTTISRVKLLDTIVDTFLQKLVAGKSYERFASCYKHLHQLNPEATRWIYDKFVAQLQTSIREEISEIKEEGNLEAVLNSLDKIIEEGKDRGETACSRIPCAVKFRNRKPRTRNWLRLCWLDAGRWRSYSSRFRPSSKHGRLYTESRGSCCRC from the exons ATGGCTGGAGTGAGCCAAGATAATGAGGCTGCGGAAAAGGGGCCCGAGGGTTCATCTACGGAAGCTGTGCCAGGCGACACGACCATCTCCAGGGTGAAACTCCTCGATACCATAGTGGACACTTTCCTCCAGAAACTAGTCGCGGGCAAGAG CTATGAGAGGTTCGCCAGCTGTTACAAACACTTGCACCAGTTGAACCCTGAGGCGACACGGTGGATCTATGACAAGTTTGTGGCTCAGTTGCAGACGTCTATCCGT GAGGAAATCTCAGAAATCAAAGAGGAGGGGAACCTAGAAGCTGTCCTGAACTCCCTGGATAAGATAATAGAAGAAGGCAAAGATCGTGGAGAGACAGCCTG CAGCAGGATACCCTGTGCCGTCAAGTTCAGAAACAGGAAGCCAAGAACCAGGAACTGGCTGAGGCTGTGCTGGCTGGACGCCGGCAGGTGGAGGAGCTACAGCAGCAGGTTCAGGCCGTCCAGCAAACATGGCAG GCTCTACACAGAGAGCAGAGGGAGCTGTTGTCGGTGCTAA